A genomic window from Cardiocondyla obscurior isolate alpha-2009 linkage group LG02, Cobs3.1, whole genome shotgun sequence includes:
- the LOC139113428 gene encoding uncharacterized protein, with the protein MHRRLITLLFCEIVVFCVTAEVYRNETFPTRINLRRNQADAFILINPKQIQHAEVVIKQFLTRLTGPIDQPITLKLSSDGGSLENAINQIGKIVRAKLMKFFQSGGLTVSVRQYEQTLRNSTVYKSWFTEGLVQGSLVLWDLIRIGEKIQFTINDYFKIYNPTLNDDKSSPRKLTKNFEFFSTVNNAANFNEKLFDCLSPVGVKKKSISSFNLDRALANLAKGTLNNTVKSFKAGLNRTFVRSLSNNGTDDEQLYTLLCHSLAERANYYSDCIKELRRFATCVSSSRDKDEATAYRFLKPWLTAIKHFTKCKINTDEDGNANVQCKFHRTLPRTTTQRVKYIYEKILDQRIPKLSFLNHVANKLGSVLSKSKWGRQLTYDVFQYFAIYEQGHRRLNTLSKKVIKNKRDITRYKKTFASLNIYRDGILRETVFTFEKFHRSALKVQQFLIRGIKNSFKESWQSHLEALDCLSQWMTKLFELLGCADVTDTDDDTSTSTNISTAINMGDSENASSQLTESNRARHLIIYSKKNQLRKEADIIFERLMSSINYVSKVRTRNNASTLACLANNFLLVTMFMETISFISTLYCLGHKNESNIEEQAEEWNSSQRERRSLVIKNFVESKEKFMFK; encoded by the exons ATGCATCGCAGATTGATTACATTGCTATTTTGcg aaattGTCGTATTTTGTGTAACGGCGGAAGTTTATCGTAATGAAACGTTTCCAACACGAATAAACCTTCGAAGAAATCAAGCggatgcatttattttgataaatccAAAGCAGATTCAACACGCGGAAGTGGTAATAAAACAGTTCTTAACCAGATTAACTGGACCGATCGACCAGCCAATAACTCTAAAATTATCGTCTGACGGAGGCAGTTtagaaaatgcaattaatcAGATAGGCAAAATTGTACGTGCAAAacttatgaaattttttcaaagTGGTGGATTAACTGTATCAGTTCGGCAATATGAACAAACGTTGCGGAACTCTACAGTCTATAAAAGTTGGTTCACCGAAGGTCTAGTTCAAGGATCGCTTGTATTATGGGATCTGATTAGAATAGGAGAGAAGATTCAATTCACGATTAACGATTACTTCAAGATATATAATCCGACTTTAAACGACGATAAG agCTCACCGCGCAAGTTAACAAAGAATTTTGAGTTTTTCAGTACTGTAAATAATGCCGctaattttaacgaaaaattattcgactGCTTATCACCAGtgggagtaaaaaaaaaatcaatatcatCTTTTAACTTAGATCGGGCTCTTGCAAATTTAGCAAAAGGCACACTTAACAACACTGTAAAATCTTTTAAGGCCGGTTTAAATCGAACGTTCGTCCGTTCTCTATCGAATAACGGTACAGACGATGAACAATTGTATACCCTGCTATGTCATTCGCTTGCCGAAAGGGCTAATTATTATAGCGATTGTATCAAAGAATTACGACGTTTCGCAACTTGCGTGTCATCATCGAGAGATAAAGACGAAGCGACTGCTTATAGATTTCTTAAACCGTGGTTAACTGCTATTAAACATTTCACCAAATGTAAGATTAATACCGACGAGGATGGCAATGCGAATGTTCAATGTAAATTTCATCGAACACTGCCGAGAACCACAACGCAGCGAGTAAAGTatatttacgagaaaattttaGATCAACGGATACCTAAACTATCGTTTCTTAATCACGTTGCGAATAAACTCGGGAGTGTTCTTTCTAAAAGTAAATGGGGAAGACAACTCACGTATGATGTATTCCAGTATTTTGCGATTTATGAGCAAGGCCATAGAAGATTGAACACGCTTTCAAAAAAAGTCATTAAGAACAAAAGAGATATTACGAg atataaaaagaCGTTTGCATCGTTGAATATATACAGAGATGGAATATTAAGAGAGACGGTGTttacttttgaaaaattccaTCGTTCCGCGTTAAAGGTTCAACAATTTCTTATACGCGGCatcaaaaattctttcaaaGAATCGTGGCAGAGTCATCTTGAAGCTCTCGATTGCTTATCTCAATGGATGACTAAGCTTTTCGAATTACTTGGATGCGCAGATGTAACTGATACAGATGACGACACGTCGACTTCTACTAATATTTCTACGGCAATTAATATGGGAGATTCAGAGAATGCAAGTAGTCAACTTACTGAAAGTAATCGAGCAAGACATCTCATTATATattcaaagaaaaatc aattaagaaaagaggccgatattattttcgaaagaTTAATGAGctcaataaattatgtaagtAAAGTGCGAACCCGAAATAACGCGAGCACTTTAGCTTGTCTcgcaaataactttttattggTTACTATGTTCATGGAAACAATTAGTTTCATTTCTACATTATACTGTTTGGGTCATAAAAATGAATCTAATATTGAGGAACAGGCAGAAGAATGGAATTCATCTCAACGCGAACGCAGATCATtggttataaaaaattttgtagaaagtaaagaaaaatttatgttcaagtag